The Deltaproteobacteria bacterium genome has a segment encoding these proteins:
- the cysQ gene encoding 3'(2'),5'-bisphosphate nucleotidase CysQ: MLSEVVELARKAGCSIMEIYSRPFSVEYKEDSSPLTEADSASHRVIAAGLPAIAPGVPVISEEGDSVPFEARRGFERFWLVDPLDGTKEFIKRNGEFTVNIALIENGAPVLGVVYAPAAGLMYFAERGRGAFRERAGEAPARIRSGLAGTGIRAVVSRSHPDAHVEAFLKGYDVSSRVEAGSSLKFCIVAEGRADLYPRFGETWEWDTAAGHAVAAEAGASVVLPDGSPLLYNKESIKNPGFIAASAGLAVRPYTAAQISS, from the coding sequence ATGCTTTCAGAGGTAGTCGAGCTTGCGAGAAAAGCCGGGTGCTCGATCATGGAAATCTACTCCCGTCCCTTCTCGGTTGAGTACAAGGAGGACTCATCGCCGCTAACAGAGGCCGACAGCGCCTCTCACCGCGTGATAGCCGCTGGACTTCCGGCAATCGCCCCGGGCGTGCCTGTAATATCCGAGGAAGGCGATAGCGTCCCGTTCGAGGCGAGGCGGGGCTTTGAGCGGTTCTGGCTTGTCGACCCGCTCGACGGCACAAAGGAGTTCATAAAAAGAAACGGGGAGTTCACGGTCAACATAGCCCTTATCGAGAACGGGGCTCCTGTCCTGGGGGTCGTCTACGCCCCGGCTGCGGGCCTGATGTACTTTGCCGAAAGGGGCAGAGGCGCTTTCAGGGAAAGGGCAGGGGAGGCCCCGGCAAGGATACGTTCAGGGCTTGCGGGCACCGGGATCCGCGCGGTCGTCAGCAGGTCGCACCCGGACGCCCATGTGGAGGCATTCCTCAAGGGCTATGATGTTTCGAGCCGGGTGGAGGCTGGAAGCTCCCTTAAGTTCTGCATCGTGGCCGAGGGCAGGGCAGACCTCTATCCGAGGTTCGGCGAGACATGGGAATGGGACACGGCCGCGGGACACGCCGTCGCAGCAGAGGCAGGGGCGTCGGTAGTGCTCCCGGACGGTAGCCCGCTCCTTTACAATAAGGAGAGCATCAAGAACCCGGGGTTCATCGCGGCTTCGGCCGGGCTTGCCGTCAGGCCGTATACGGCGGCACAAATAAGCTCTTGA
- a CDS encoding transcriptional repressor — protein MQPENKMEILKSYIEAKGLKSTSQRDFIADTFFRTNTHISLDELLKKVKRKTPNIGYATVYRTMKLLTECGLAISRQFGDGQTRYENLPEDGHHDHIICIKCSRIAEFHNQKIEQLQAETAKKLGFTVVNHKLELYGYCPDCA, from the coding sequence ATGCAGCCTGAAAACAAAATGGAGATCCTCAAGTCCTACATCGAGGCCAAGGGGCTTAAGTCCACGTCCCAGAGGGACTTCATCGCAGATACCTTTTTCAGGACCAACACCCACATCTCGCTCGACGAGCTGCTGAAGAAAGTAAAAAGGAAGACGCCGAATATCGGCTATGCCACCGTGTACAGGACCATGAAGCTCCTGACCGAATGCGGCCTCGCCATATCCAGGCAGTTCGGAGACGGGCAGACGAGATATGAGAACCTCCCCGAGGACGGGCACCACGACCACATCATCTGCATCAAATGCTCACGGATCGCCGAGTTTCACAACCAGAAGATAGAGCAGCTCCAGGCCGAAACTGCAAAGAAGCTCGGGTTCACGGTCGTAAACCACAAGCTTGAGCTCTACGGCTACTGCCCTGACTGCGCCTGA
- the feoB gene encoding ferrous iron transport protein B, translated as MAQAQAGGSLVLVGNPNVGKSVIFGALTGRYATVSNYPGTSVEISRGIARFGTKRLGIIDSPGVNSLVPMSEDELVTRDILMTGEVSSALQVMDSKNLRRSLLITLQLMEMGLPVTLALNMYDEAGERGIGIDTAALASSLGLKVIPTIATQRWNLDKLEAAFYNREKPANSPVKYPQQIEEGIRAIEPLVPKASISARSIAIMLLSGDTTLKPWLSKTFGQGEMKRVEDIRTSVQARFKDPVGYIINRARLKAVDSLVSKVVTTETPGKGKAAAFIGSITMHPVWGIPILLAVLFIMYEFVGVLGAGVSVDFFEEVVFGELVNPWAERVVGYAFAPGSLVYDLLVGEYGVFTMAFTYAIAIVLPIVSFFFIFFSFLEDSGYLPRLAVMVDRIFKAMGLNGKAVLPMVLGLGCDTMATMTTRILESRKERVIVTLLLALGVPCSAQLGVILGMLGAVSLTASVLWAVIVLLVLFLVGILASKVLPGQPSDFILEIPPVRIPQLSNMLLKTLVRVQWYLKEAVPLFILGTLVLFVLDKLNALNAIQRAVSPVIVGLLSLPAETTEAFLIGFLRRDYGAAGLLALQKEGMLDPVQVVVSLVTMTLFVPCIANLFMIVKERGLKTAVLMSAFIFPFAILVGAVVNLALRLTGIMLQ; from the coding sequence ATGGCCCAGGCCCAAGCCGGAGGCTCGCTGGTCCTTGTCGGCAACCCGAACGTGGGAAAAAGCGTCATCTTCGGGGCGCTGACCGGCAGGTACGCCACTGTCTCCAACTACCCAGGCACCTCGGTTGAGATATCAAGGGGCATTGCGCGTTTCGGCACAAAAAGGCTCGGCATCATAGACAGTCCGGGCGTTAACAGCCTGGTCCCCATGTCAGAGGACGAGCTGGTCACAAGGGACATTCTTATGACCGGTGAGGTGTCCTCCGCGCTCCAGGTCATGGACTCCAAGAACCTCCGAAGGAGCCTCCTCATAACCCTCCAGTTGATGGAGATGGGCCTTCCCGTGACGCTCGCCCTCAATATGTACGACGAGGCCGGGGAGCGGGGCATAGGGATAGATACCGCTGCGCTCGCCTCCAGCCTCGGCTTAAAGGTCATACCCACCATAGCGACCCAGAGATGGAATCTCGATAAGCTCGAGGCCGCCTTCTATAACCGTGAAAAACCGGCGAATTCCCCCGTTAAATACCCGCAGCAAATAGAAGAGGGCATACGGGCTATCGAGCCGCTTGTGCCGAAGGCCAGCATATCGGCAAGGTCGATTGCAATAATGCTCCTTTCCGGGGACACGACCCTCAAGCCCTGGCTCTCAAAGACCTTCGGTCAGGGCGAGATGAAGAGAGTTGAGGACATAAGGACGTCGGTCCAGGCAAGGTTTAAGGACCCGGTCGGGTACATAATAAACCGCGCAAGGCTAAAGGCGGTCGATTCGCTTGTATCGAAGGTCGTGACGACCGAAACACCCGGAAAGGGAAAAGCGGCCGCCTTTATAGGCTCGATCACCATGCACCCTGTCTGGGGCATCCCCATCCTCCTCGCCGTGCTTTTCATCATGTACGAGTTTGTCGGCGTGCTCGGCGCGGGCGTAAGCGTTGATTTCTTCGAGGAGGTCGTCTTCGGCGAGCTCGTGAACCCCTGGGCCGAGCGTGTGGTCGGATATGCCTTCGCGCCGGGGAGTCTTGTCTACGACCTTCTGGTAGGCGAGTACGGCGTCTTTACAATGGCCTTTACCTACGCTATCGCCATCGTCCTCCCTATCGTGAGCTTCTTCTTCATTTTCTTCAGTTTCCTGGAGGACTCTGGCTATCTACCGAGGCTCGCGGTCATGGTCGACAGGATATTCAAGGCGATGGGACTTAACGGCAAGGCCGTCCTCCCGATGGTATTGGGGCTAGGATGCGACACAATGGCCACCATGACGACCAGGATACTGGAATCCCGGAAGGAGCGGGTAATAGTGACTCTACTCCTCGCACTCGGGGTACCGTGCTCAGCTCAGTTAGGCGTCATACTCGGCATGCTCGGGGCTGTCTCGCTCACGGCATCGGTCCTCTGGGCCGTCATAGTCCTCCTCGTGCTCTTTCTGGTGGGCATTCTGGCCTCGAAGGTGCTGCCCGGACAGCCTTCGGACTTCATCCTCGAGATACCGCCAGTAAGGATCCCGCAACTCTCGAACATGCTCCTTAAGACCCTCGTGCGTGTCCAGTGGTATCTGAAGGAGGCAGTGCCGCTTTTCATCCTGGGCACGCTTGTGCTCTTCGTGCTCGATAAGCTCAATGCCCTGAACGCGATCCAGAGGGCGGTATCTCCGGTCATAGTGGGGCTACTGAGCCTCCCTGCCGAGACTACCGAGGCGTTCCTCATAGGTTTTCTAAGGAGGGACTACGGGGCCGCCGGCCTCCTGGCGCTCCAGAAGGAGGGGATGCTGGACCCGGTCCAGGTAGTCGTAAGCCTTGTGACAATGACCCTCTTCGTCCCTTGCATAGCGAACCTCTTCATGATAGTTAAAGAGAGGGGGCTAAAGACGGCCGTTTTGATGTCGGCCTTCATATTCCCGTTCGCGATACTAGTGGGGGCCGTAGTGAACCTGGCCCTCAGATTGACAGGGATAATGCTCCAATAA
- a CDS encoding metal-dependent transcriptional regulator, protein MTKDKAVDEVLEFIWSQRELGSSSVKQLMGIKEVAEEADTATIERMMKGGLVTIAGDTITLTSTGERLAEAAIRRHRLAERLLTEVLAMSDENLEQNACSFEHTLSPEVTDSICTLLGHPPTCPHGLPIPRGACCKKTKDELKPIVQQLNVLEVGDTGRIIFIASNAHARLDKLGSLGIVPGSTIRVHQKRPAFVIQLGETTLALDPEIIKEIYVRKIE, encoded by the coding sequence ATGACCAAAGACAAGGCAGTCGACGAGGTACTCGAGTTCATATGGTCCCAGAGGGAGCTGGGCTCGAGCTCGGTAAAGCAGCTTATGGGTATCAAGGAAGTGGCCGAGGAGGCCGATACCGCCACGATCGAGCGCATGATGAAGGGCGGGCTCGTTACCATAGCCGGCGATACCATCACGCTTACGTCGACAGGAGAGAGGCTCGCGGAGGCCGCGATACGCCGCCACAGGCTCGCTGAAAGGCTCCTTACCGAAGTGCTGGCCATGAGCGATGAGAACCTCGAGCAGAACGCATGCTCATTCGAGCACACCCTCTCGCCCGAGGTGACGGATTCCATCTGCACGCTTTTAGGGCACCCGCCGACATGCCCTCACGGCCTCCCGATCCCCAGGGGCGCATGCTGTAAAAAGACGAAAGACGAGCTTAAGCCGATAGTGCAGCAGCTTAACGTGCTCGAAGTGGGCGATACCGGCAGGATAATATTCATAGCCTCCAATGCGCACGCGAGGCTAGACAAGCTCGGCTCGCTCGGCATAGTCCCGGGAAGCACCATAAGGGTGCACCAGAAAAGGCCCGCTTTCGTAATCCAGCTCGGCGAGACCACCCTTGCCCTCGACCCCGAGATAATAAAGGAAATATACGTAAGGAAGATCGAGTAG
- a CDS encoding glycosyltransferase family 39 protein produces MSGSGENRAYLAWFVVITAAVIGALIRSHLLDVPLERDEGEYAYAAQLLLKGIPPYEFMHSLKLPGVFTAYALIMLAFGQTAAGIHLGLLAVNFLSVVLMYLLSRKFLPPVPSALSASFFAVLSLSSSFLGLSANTEHFVVFFVIGGLLFLFRSVESRKTLLFFLCGLFFGFAFLMKQHAIIFTALPVSYVAILQLRERVYIRGELLRFSAMFFLGAALPFGLTALIFWVWGVFDKFFFWTFLYASKYVSRVDFPTGLQILKSAIYQMKGSVLPLIAVSCAGLLFPPARRDSRNRFIFLWLFFIISALAVSPGFYFREHYFILLLPVLSMLFGVVVSRIMDGMEKLRIMMADWVLICASFLFLAYPLFKDRTILFFSTPDEVSRTLYGANPFPESAEIARYIRNNSGPDDTIIVLGSEPQIYFLSDRRSATPYIYMYPIVEPHEYAKHMDVELRADIAQNRPSFLVYANIHRSWGISRGKMHVVTDWFSQLELGDYELDGIVHIKPAGTEYKWGPQTEFDYNALNPYNNWLLVLKRTS; encoded by the coding sequence ATGAGCGGGTCAGGTGAAAATCGCGCTTATCTGGCGTGGTTTGTCGTGATAACAGCCGCCGTGATCGGGGCCCTGATAAGGTCCCATCTCCTCGATGTTCCGCTTGAACGGGATGAGGGGGAATACGCATATGCGGCGCAGCTACTGCTCAAAGGCATCCCGCCCTATGAGTTCATGCACAGCCTCAAGCTCCCTGGGGTTTTCACCGCGTACGCGTTAATCATGCTCGCGTTCGGTCAGACCGCCGCGGGCATCCACCTTGGGCTCCTGGCGGTCAACTTTCTTTCCGTAGTCCTCATGTACCTGCTGTCCAGGAAGTTTTTGCCTCCGGTCCCGAGCGCCTTGTCTGCCTCATTTTTCGCGGTACTCTCTCTAAGTTCGTCGTTCCTCGGGCTCTCCGCCAACACTGAGCATTTCGTGGTCTTTTTCGTGATAGGCGGCCTGCTCTTTCTATTCAGGAGCGTGGAATCACGCAAAACCCTGCTCTTTTTCCTCTGCGGCCTGTTTTTCGGGTTCGCTTTCCTGATGAAGCAGCACGCCATTATTTTTACGGCGTTGCCTGTCTCCTATGTGGCCATCCTGCAGCTTCGCGAAAGGGTTTACATCCGGGGAGAGTTGCTCCGTTTTTCAGCGATGTTCTTCCTGGGGGCGGCCCTGCCTTTCGGCCTAACGGCGCTGATTTTCTGGGTCTGGGGCGTTTTCGACAAGTTCTTCTTCTGGACTTTTCTGTACGCTTCCAAGTACGTTTCGAGGGTCGATTTCCCGACGGGCCTGCAAATCCTGAAAAGCGCAATTTACCAGATGAAGGGCTCGGTTCTTCCGCTGATTGCGGTATCCTGCGCAGGATTGTTGTTCCCGCCTGCCCGCAGGGATTCCCGAAACCGCTTTATATTCCTCTGGCTGTTTTTCATCATCTCCGCATTGGCCGTATCGCCAGGCTTTTATTTCCGCGAGCATTATTTCATATTGCTCCTTCCCGTTCTTTCCATGCTCTTCGGTGTTGTCGTCTCGCGGATTATGGATGGCATGGAAAAATTGAGAATCATGATGGCGGACTGGGTCTTGATATGCGCTTCATTCCTCTTCTTGGCGTATCCTCTTTTCAAGGACCGAACAATCCTTTTCTTTTCAACTCCGGACGAGGTCTCAAGGACCTTATACGGCGCGAATCCCTTTCCCGAATCCGCCGAGATCGCGAGATATATAAGAAATAACTCCGGGCCTGACGACACGATTATCGTACTGGGGTCTGAACCGCAGATATATTTCCTCTCCGACCGGCGTTCGGCAACCCCTTACATTTATATGTATCCGATAGTCGAACCGCACGAATATGCGAAGCATATGGACGTGGAACTCAGGGCCGATATCGCGCAAAACAGGCCTTCTTTTCTCGTCTACGCGAACATACACAGGTCCTGGGGAATTTCGCGTGGCAAAATGCATGTGGTTACCGATTGGTTTTCACAATTGGAGCTGGGAGATTACGAGCTCGACGGCATCGTGCACATAAAGCCTGCCGGGACGGAATACAAATGGGGCCCGCAGACTGAATTTGACTATAATGCTCTTAACCCTTACAATAACTGGCTACTCGTGCTGAAGAGAACTTCATGA
- a CDS encoding NAD-dependent epimerase/dehydratase family protein translates to MKKKLLVTGSSGLIGSAVVGRFSEEGWDVAGIDNNMRAEFFGPAGDTRWNQSRLVRKHPGFRHIEADIRDRRKVMEVVSDLRPSAIVHAAAQPSHDLAASRPFDDFDVNAGGTLNLLEAARLACPESPFIHLSTNKVYGDAPNELEIFETETRYDYADPAFKNGISEDMRIDRSKHSLFGASKAAADLMVQEYGRYFGMPTVCLRGGCLTGPNHSGVELHGFLSYLVKCNIERKTYRVYGYKGKQVRDNIHSDDVVDFIMCFLASPRVAEVYNLGGGRGNSVSIIEAFGVMESISGIPMDWEYSEGNRSGDHICYISDLSKAKAHYPGWEVRKDLKGVIMEIAEAWCRRTQKQMS, encoded by the coding sequence ATGAAAAAAAAACTCCTTGTTACAGGTTCGAGCGGCCTGATCGGGAGCGCGGTCGTCGGGCGCTTTTCAGAGGAGGGCTGGGATGTGGCTGGCATAGATAACAACATGAGAGCCGAGTTCTTCGGACCTGCCGGAGACACACGCTGGAACCAGTCGAGGCTAGTCCGGAAGCACCCCGGGTTCAGGCACATCGAGGCCGACATAAGGGACAGGCGGAAGGTGATGGAAGTGGTCAGCGACCTCAGGCCTTCGGCCATAGTCCACGCGGCCGCTCAGCCGAGCCACGACCTCGCCGCTTCGAGGCCGTTCGACGACTTCGACGTCAACGCCGGAGGGACGCTTAATCTCCTCGAGGCGGCTAGGCTTGCTTGCCCGGAATCCCCTTTCATCCATCTATCGACCAACAAGGTCTACGGGGACGCGCCCAACGAGCTTGAGATTTTCGAGACAGAGACGAGATACGACTATGCGGACCCGGCGTTTAAAAACGGCATTTCAGAAGACATGAGGATAGACAGGTCCAAGCATTCGCTCTTCGGCGCGTCCAAGGCCGCCGCAGACCTTATGGTACAGGAGTACGGGAGGTATTTCGGGATGCCGACAGTATGCCTCAGGGGCGGCTGCCTCACCGGGCCCAACCATTCCGGGGTGGAGCTCCACGGCTTCCTGAGCTATCTGGTTAAATGCAATATCGAGAGAAAGACATACAGGGTATACGGGTATAAGGGGAAGCAGGTCCGCGACAATATCCACTCGGACGACGTGGTCGATTTCATAATGTGTTTTCTCGCTTCTCCAAGAGTAGCCGAGGTCTATAACCTCGGCGGCGGTAGAGGCAACTCTGTATCCATAATCGAGGCCTTCGGCGTCATGGAGTCGATCTCGGGCATACCGATGGACTGGGAATATTCGGAAGGAAACCGCTCAGGCGACCATATCTGCTACATCTCGGACCTGTCGAAGGCGAAGGCGCACTACCCTGGCTGGGAGGTCAGAAAGGACCTTAAAGGGGTGATCATGGAGATTGCGGAGGCATGGTGCCGACGGACCCAGAAACAAATGTCATGA
- a CDS encoding DNA polymerase III subunit alpha, translating into MHHANFVHLHLHTQYSLLDGAIRPEALIALAKEHKMPAVAVTDHGNLFGAVEFYQKAMQKGIKPIIGCELYVAPGSRLEKTAIKGEYAFHLVLLVKNLKGYQNLCKLLSRAYIEGFYYKPRVDKELLREHSEGLIALSACLHGEVAYSISIGQKDAAEKAASEYKAMFPDRRFYLEIQHNGIDEQERVNRELIALGKKLDIPLVATNDCHYLRKEDARVHDVLLCIQTGTTVNAPNRMRFSTDEFYVKSPEEMNEAFKDTPEAIANTIEIAERCNFELTLGKNHLPEFPVPEGETLDSLIDSRARAGLEKRLDAMRKRGVDVEPLKWQYYDRLEKELKVIKGMGFPGYFLIVTDFIDYAKSMDIPVGPGRGSAAGSLVAWSLGITNLDPIKYNLLFERFLNPDRISLPDIDIDFCFERRDEVIKYVTEKYGADKVTQIITFGQMKAKACIRDVGRALDMPYGDVDKIAKLVPNTLNITIQEAVSQEPRLKELYEKDPKIKDLLDTAVALEGLPRHASTHAAGVVISNRPLDEYMPLYKQQKDDSVTTQFTMKDVEKVGLVKFDFLGLKTLTVIDKTIKLVKSNRGVDIDIENLPLDDSKTYELVASGNSNGIFQLESSGMKELLRKLKPTTFEDMVAAVALYRPGPLQSGMVDDFINRKHKRTAITYEVPELKGILENTYGVMVYQEQVMEIAKVLAGYTPGDADVLRKAMGKKLPEEMLDQRKKFLDGSNKKKIDQRKAEKIFDLMAKFAGYGFNKSHSAAYALIAYQTAYLKAHYTVEFMAALLGSDMGNTDQVVKYINECKEIGIAVAPPDLNESSMEFTVSGDRIRFGLAAVKNVGASAIEEILRVREEEMFTSFIDFLSRVDSRKVNKKVVESLIRCGAFDFTAEKRAALAAGLDSAMDAAQSMQRDREQGQSSLFDTMGGGAPSPVRAAPGAPNVEEWGNKELLAYEKETLGFYFSSHPLAGYRRELALYALPIEALSEKKNEDEVTVGGIIAEMKEITTKKGDRMGFARIEDLTGSVEAVIFSDLYRKSKEVISGGSPLIVTGRLDKEEEEMKLIASDISSIEDAAAMEKKLKARNTHIHAPADGLSGEKLKELKKIIQDNPGTSQVILHLVYEDNGEVIIGVNEQLRLSPLDPAILRIKELIDGAEVKII; encoded by the coding sequence ATGCACCACGCCAATTTCGTACACCTCCATCTCCATACCCAATATAGCCTCCTTGACGGCGCAATAAGGCCGGAGGCCCTCATTGCGCTCGCAAAGGAGCATAAGATGCCAGCGGTCGCGGTCACAGACCACGGCAACCTTTTCGGGGCAGTCGAGTTCTATCAGAAGGCCATGCAAAAGGGAATTAAGCCCATAATCGGCTGCGAGCTCTATGTGGCGCCAGGGAGCCGTCTTGAAAAGACCGCGATAAAGGGCGAGTACGCCTTTCACCTGGTGCTGCTGGTAAAGAACCTCAAAGGCTACCAGAACCTCTGCAAGCTCCTTTCAAGAGCGTACATAGAGGGGTTCTACTACAAGCCGAGGGTGGATAAGGAGCTTCTCCGGGAGCATAGCGAGGGGCTCATAGCCTTGAGCGCCTGCCTTCACGGCGAGGTCGCCTACAGCATCTCCATAGGCCAGAAGGATGCGGCTGAAAAGGCAGCCTCCGAATACAAGGCCATGTTCCCGGACAGGCGCTTCTATCTGGAAATACAGCATAACGGGATAGACGAGCAGGAGAGGGTGAACCGAGAGCTCATAGCCCTAGGAAAGAAACTCGATATCCCGCTCGTAGCGACAAACGACTGCCATTACCTGAGGAAAGAGGACGCAAGGGTCCATGACGTCCTCCTCTGCATACAGACCGGCACTACCGTGAACGCGCCGAACCGGATGCGGTTCTCCACCGACGAGTTCTATGTGAAGTCCCCGGAGGAGATGAACGAGGCCTTCAAGGACACGCCCGAGGCCATCGCCAACACAATAGAGATAGCCGAGAGGTGCAACTTCGAGCTGACGCTCGGCAAGAACCACCTCCCCGAGTTCCCGGTGCCCGAAGGCGAGACCCTTGATTCGCTGATAGACTCGAGGGCCAGGGCAGGGCTGGAAAAGCGGCTCGACGCCATGCGCAAAAGGGGCGTCGATGTAGAGCCGCTCAAATGGCAGTACTACGACAGGCTCGAAAAAGAGCTCAAGGTCATAAAGGGGATGGGATTCCCCGGCTACTTCCTAATCGTGACCGACTTCATCGATTACGCGAAAAGCATGGACATCCCGGTCGGCCCTGGCAGGGGCTCCGCGGCAGGCAGCCTTGTTGCGTGGTCCCTCGGCATCACGAACCTCGACCCCATAAAATACAACCTCCTCTTCGAGAGGTTCCTCAACCCGGACAGGATATCGCTCCCTGATATCGACATCGACTTCTGCTTCGAAAGAAGGGACGAGGTCATAAAGTATGTCACCGAGAAGTACGGGGCGGACAAGGTCACCCAGATAATCACCTTCGGCCAGATGAAGGCCAAGGCCTGCATACGGGACGTGGGGAGGGCGCTTGATATGCCCTACGGCGACGTGGACAAGATCGCCAAGCTCGTCCCTAACACCCTGAACATCACCATACAGGAGGCCGTCTCGCAGGAGCCGAGGCTCAAGGAGCTTTACGAGAAGGACCCGAAGATAAAGGACCTCCTTGATACGGCTGTCGCCCTTGAGGGGCTTCCGCGCCACGCCTCGACCCATGCCGCGGGTGTGGTCATATCGAACAGGCCGCTTGACGAGTACATGCCCCTCTATAAGCAGCAGAAGGACGACTCCGTAACGACCCAGTTCACGATGAAGGACGTCGAGAAGGTCGGGCTCGTGAAGTTCGACTTTCTGGGCCTCAAGACCCTGACGGTCATAGACAAGACAATAAAGCTCGTGAAATCCAACAGGGGCGTGGATATCGACATCGAAAACCTCCCCCTGGACGATTCAAAGACCTATGAGCTTGTGGCGAGCGGAAATTCCAACGGCATATTCCAGCTCGAGAGCTCGGGCATGAAGGAGCTTCTGAGGAAATTGAAGCCCACGACCTTCGAGGACATGGTCGCGGCGGTCGCGCTCTACAGGCCGGGCCCCCTTCAGAGCGGCATGGTGGACGATTTCATAAACAGGAAGCACAAGAGGACGGCCATTACCTACGAGGTGCCGGAATTGAAGGGCATACTCGAGAACACCTACGGCGTCATGGTCTACCAGGAGCAGGTCATGGAGATCGCCAAGGTGCTCGCCGGGTACACGCCCGGGGACGCTGACGTCCTCCGCAAGGCAATGGGAAAGAAGCTCCCCGAGGAGATGCTCGACCAGAGAAAGAAGTTCCTCGACGGCTCGAACAAAAAGAAGATAGACCAGAGAAAGGCCGAGAAGATATTCGACCTCATGGCAAAGTTCGCCGGGTATGGCTTCAACAAGAGCCACAGCGCGGCCTATGCCCTCATAGCCTACCAGACTGCGTATCTAAAGGCCCATTACACGGTCGAGTTCATGGCAGCGCTCCTCGGCTCCGACATGGGCAATACCGACCAGGTCGTCAAATACATAAACGAGTGCAAGGAAATCGGAATAGCCGTAGCCCCGCCCGACCTGAACGAGAGCTCGATGGAGTTCACCGTCTCCGGCGACCGGATAAGATTCGGCCTCGCGGCCGTAAAGAATGTCGGCGCGTCCGCCATAGAAGAGATACTGAGGGTCAGGGAGGAGGAGATGTTCACCTCCTTCATCGATTTCCTGTCCAGGGTCGATTCGAGGAAGGTAAACAAGAAAGTTGTCGAGAGCCTAATAAGATGCGGGGCATTCGACTTTACCGCCGAGAAGAGGGCCGCTCTCGCCGCGGGGCTCGATTCCGCAATGGACGCGGCCCAGTCCATGCAGCGCGACAGGGAACAGGGGCAATCGTCCCTTTTTGACACAATGGGCGGCGGCGCGCCTTCTCCCGTAAGGGCGGCTCCCGGCGCGCCGAATGTTGAGGAGTGGGGGAATAAGGAGCTCCTTGCCTATGAAAAGGAGACCCTGGGCTTTTACTTCTCCTCGCACCCGCTCGCCGGGTACAGGCGCGAGCTCGCGCTCTATGCCCTGCCGATCGAGGCCCTTTCCGAGAAGAAGAACGAGGACGAGGTCACGGTGGGCGGCATAATAGCCGAAATGAAGGAGATAACGACCAAGAAGGGCGACCGCATGGGGTTCGCGAGGATAGAGGACCTTACCGGCTCGGTCGAGGCCGTCATATTCTCGGACCTTTACAGGAAATCAAAAGAAGTCATATCCGGCGGATCGCCCCTTATCGTGACAGGCCGCCTCGACAAGGAGGAGGAAGAGATGAAGCTTATCGCCTCGGATATCTCTTCCATCGAGGACGCCGCGGCCATGGAGAAGAAATTGAAGGCCAGGAACACGCACATACACGCCCCGGCGGACGGCCTTTCGGGAGAAAAGCTCAAGGAGCTTAAGAAGATAATACAGGATAACCCCGGCACATCGCAGGTCATACTCCATCTCGTCTACGAGGACAACGGAGAGGTGATAATCGGGGTGAACGAGCAATTGAGGCTGAGCCCGCTCGACCCCGCCATTTTGAGGATAAAGGAACTTATAGACGGGGCCGAGGTAAAAATAATATAG